In one Pseudomonas sp. R84 genomic region, the following are encoded:
- a CDS encoding MFS transporter, whose translation MSHPSQFNLLRTRRFLPFFITQSLGAFNDNVFKQSLILAILYRLTIEGDRSIWVNLCALLFILPFFLFSALAGQFGEKFAKDALIRLIKLAEIAIMAVGSVGFLFDHLSLMLVALFAMGTHSALFGPVKYSILPQALREDELVGGNGLVEMGTFLAILAGTIGAGVIMSSSHYAPLVSCAIVGIAVLGYLASRSIPRAAASSPEMRLNWNIFSQSWVTLKLGLGQTPAVSRSIVGNSWFWFVGAIYLTQIPAYAKEWMHGDETVVTLILTVFSVGIALGSMLCEKLSGRKVEIGLVPFGSFGLTVFGLLLWWHSGGIPDSVTGHSWIEVLGFVHTWAVLIDILGLGIFGGFYIVPLYALIQSRTAENERARVIAANNILNALFMVVSAIVSIVLLSVAKLSIPQLFLVVSLLNIGVNAYIFKIVPEFSMRFMIWLLSHSMYRVEHRNLEAIPDEGAALLVCNHVSFVDALLIGGAVRRPIRFVMYYKIYNLPVLNFIFRTAGTIPIAGRNEDIQIYEKAFTRIAQYLKDGELVCIFPEGKLTADGEMNEFRGGLTRILEETPVPVIPLALQGLWGSFFSRDPNKGVFRRLWSRVTLVAGAPVGIDVAEPAKLQGLVGELRGAVR comes from the coding sequence ATGAGTCACCCCTCACAGTTCAACCTGCTGCGCACCCGGCGCTTCTTGCCGTTCTTCATCACGCAGTCGCTCGGCGCGTTCAACGATAACGTGTTCAAGCAGTCACTGATCCTCGCCATTCTCTATCGGCTGACCATCGAGGGTGACCGTTCAATCTGGGTCAACCTGTGTGCGTTGCTGTTTATTCTGCCGTTCTTCCTGTTCTCGGCGCTGGCCGGGCAATTTGGAGAAAAGTTTGCCAAGGACGCGCTGATCCGTCTGATCAAACTCGCGGAAATCGCGATCATGGCCGTAGGATCGGTCGGTTTCCTCTTCGATCACCTGTCGCTGATGCTGGTGGCGCTGTTCGCCATGGGCACCCATTCGGCGCTGTTCGGGCCGGTGAAATACTCGATTCTGCCGCAGGCGCTGCGTGAGGATGAACTGGTTGGCGGCAACGGCCTGGTGGAGATGGGCACGTTTCTGGCGATTCTCGCCGGGACGATTGGCGCCGGGGTCATCATGTCTTCCTCGCACTACGCGCCGCTGGTGTCCTGCGCCATCGTCGGGATTGCCGTGCTGGGCTATCTGGCCAGTCGCAGCATTCCGCGCGCGGCGGCATCCTCCCCGGAAATGCGCCTGAACTGGAATATCTTCAGCCAGTCGTGGGTCACGTTGAAACTCGGTCTGGGCCAGACTCCGGCGGTATCGCGTTCGATAGTCGGCAACTCGTGGTTCTGGTTTGTCGGGGCGATTTACCTGACGCAGATTCCGGCCTATGCCAAGGAATGGATGCACGGCGATGAGACCGTGGTCACCCTGATTCTCACCGTGTTCTCGGTTGGTATCGCGCTGGGTTCGATGCTTTGCGAGAAGCTGTCCGGGCGCAAGGTCGAGATCGGTCTGGTGCCGTTCGGCTCATTCGGTCTGACCGTGTTCGGTCTGCTGCTGTGGTGGCACTCCGGTGGAATCCCCGACAGTGTCACCGGCCACAGCTGGATTGAAGTGCTGGGCTTTGTGCACACCTGGGCAGTGTTGATCGATATCCTTGGCCTCGGCATCTTTGGTGGTTTCTACATCGTGCCGCTGTATGCCTTGATCCAGTCACGTACCGCTGAAAACGAGCGGGCCCGGGTGATTGCCGCCAACAACATTCTCAACGCATTGTTTATGGTGGTCTCGGCCATCGTCTCGATCGTGCTGCTGAGCGTGGCCAAGCTGTCGATCCCGCAGTTGTTCCTCGTGGTGTCGCTGCTGAACATCGGCGTCAACGCTTACATCTTCAAAATCGTCCCCGAGTTCAGCATGCGTTTCATGATCTGGCTGCTCAGCCATTCCATGTACCGTGTCGAGCACCGCAACCTTGAGGCGATACCGGACGAGGGTGCGGCGCTGCTGGTGTGCAACCACGTGTCGTTTGTCGATGCCTTACTGATTGGTGGTGCAGTGCGTCGGCCGATTCGCTTTGTCATGTACTACAAGATCTACAACTTGCCGGTGCTGAACTTTATCTTCCGCACGGCGGGGACAATTCCGATTGCCGGACGTAATGAAGACATCCAGATTTACGAAAAGGCTTTCACCCGGATTGCTCAATATCTGAAGGATGGCGAGCTGGTGTGCATCTTCCCGGAAGGCAAGTTGACCGCCGACGGCGAGATGAACGAATTCCGGGGCGGGCTGACACGGATTCTCGAGGAGACGCCAGTGCCGGTGATTCCGTTGGCGTTGCAGGGGTTGTGGGGGAGTTTCTTCAGTCGCGATCCGAATAAAGGTGTGTTTCGGCGGTTGTGGTCGCGGGTGACGTTGGTGGCGGGAGCGCCAGTGGGCATTGATGTGGCTGAGCCGGCGAAGTTGCAGGGGTTGGTGGGGGAATTGCGCGGGGCAGTCAGATAG
- the sugE gene encoding quaternary ammonium compound efflux SMR transporter SugE → MSWIILFFAGLFEVGWAVGLKYTDGFTRPLPTVLTVAAMAISLGLLGLAMKELPLGTAYAIWTGVGAVGTVIAGIILFGESMALIRLASVALIITGLIGLKVSA, encoded by the coding sequence ATGTCCTGGATCATTCTGTTTTTCGCCGGCCTGTTCGAAGTCGGCTGGGCCGTCGGCCTGAAATACACCGACGGTTTCACCCGCCCGCTGCCCACCGTTCTGACCGTTGCGGCCATGGCCATCAGCCTTGGCCTGCTTGGCCTTGCGATGAAGGAATTGCCGCTGGGCACGGCCTATGCGATCTGGACCGGTGTCGGTGCCGTGGGCACGGTGATTGCCGGAATCATTCTGTTCGGCGAGTCGATGGCGTTGATTCGTCTGGCCAGTGTGGCGTTGATCATTACCGGATTGATTGGCCTTAAGGTCAGCGCTTAG